A genomic stretch from Pochonia chlamydosporia 170 chromosome 4, whole genome shotgun sequence includes:
- a CDS encoding AP-2 complex subunit mu-1 (similar to Aspergillus terreus NIH2624 XP_001216955.1) → MISGVLIFNQKGENLIFRAFRNDCRPRLADVFRIQVISNAQVRSPILTLGSTTFSHVKHENIYLVAITKSNANAALVFEFLYRLIQLGKGYFGKFDEEAVKNNFVLVYELLDEIIDFGYPQNTETDTLKMYITTEGVKSEARPEDTSKITMQATGALSWRKADVKYRKNEAFVDVIEDVNLLMSATGAVLRADVNGQIVMRAYLSGTPECKFGLNDRLLLDNDGLLTLPSGNRMGTKATKAAAGSVSLEDCQFHQCVKLGKFDTDRIISFVPPDGEFELMRYRATENVNLPFKVHAIVNEVGRTKVEYSIGVKANFGSKLFATNVVVRIPTPLNTAKIVERVTQGKAKYEPSENCIVWKIGRFTGQSEYVLSAEALLTSMTNQRAWSRPPLSMNFSLLMFTSSGLLVRYLKVFEKSNYSSVKWVRYMTRAGSYEIRF, encoded by the exons ATGATTTCCGGCGTCCTCATCTTTAATCAGAAAGGCGAGAACCTCATCTTCCGCGCTTTTCGCAATGACTGCCGGCCCCGCCTAGCCGACGTCTTCCGCATCCAAGTCATTTCCAATGCTCAAGTTCGATCGCCCATCTTGACCCTGGGGAGCACCACCTTTAGTCATGTCAAGCACGAAAATATCTATCTGGTGGCCATCACCAAGAGCAACGCCAATGCTGCATTGGTATTCGAATTTTTGTACCGACTGATCCAGCTGGGAAAGGGATATTTCGGCAAGtttgacgaagaagctgtcaagaacaactttGTGCTGGTCTACGAGTTACTCGACG AAATTATTGACTTCGGCTACCCACAAAATACCGAGACAGACACGCTCAAAATGTATATTACCACAGAAGGCGTCAAATCCGAGGCGCGACCAGAAGATACCTCCAAGATTACCATGCAAGCAACTGGTGCCCTGTCATGGAGAAAGGCAGATGTCAAATACAGAAAGAACGAAGCATTTGTCGACGTCATCGAAGATGTCAACCTCCTCATGTCTGCTACCGGCGCAGTTCTGAGAGCTGATGTGAACGGTCAGATTGTCATGCGGGCCTATCTGTCCGGCACACCAGAGTGCAAGTTTGGCCTCAACGATAGGCTATTACTTGATAACGACGGTTTGCTTACGCTGCCCAGCGGAAACCGGATGGGCACAAAGGCGACAAAAGCCGCAGCTGGCAGTGTCTCGCTCGAAGATTGCCAGTTCCATCAGTGCGTCAAGTTGGGAAAGTTTGATACCGATAGAATTATCAGTTTTGTACCTCCAGATGGCGAGTTCGAGTTGATGCGCTATCGCGCCACAGAGAACGTAAACCTCCCATTCAAGGTTcatgccattgtcaacgagGTTGGGCGAACCAAGGTCGAGTACAGCATAGGCGTCAAGGCGAACTTTGGCTCTAAACTGTTTGCCACCAATGTCGTTGTACGGATACCGACGCCTTTGAATACGGCCAAGATTGTTGAGAGGGTAACACAAGGCAAGGCGAAGTATGAGCCTAGTGAAAACTGCATTGTCTGGAAGATTGGTCGATTTACAGGCCAGAGTGAGTATGTGCTTAGTGCTGAAGCTCTCTTGACGAGTATGACGAATCAGCGAGCTTGGAGTCGGCCACCACTCAGCATGAACTTTAGCCTCCTCATGTTCACGAGCTCGGGGCTATTGGTGCGTTATCTCAAGGTCTTTGAGAAGAGCAACTATTCCAGTGTGAAATGGGTGCGATATATGACCAGGGCAGGCTCATACGAAATTCG ATTTTGA